From a single Coturnix japonica isolate 7356 chromosome 18, Coturnix japonica 2.1, whole genome shotgun sequence genomic region:
- the UBALD2 gene encoding UBA-like domain-containing protein 2, giving the protein MSVNMEELRHQVMINQFVLAAGCAADQAKQLLQAAHWQFETALSAFFQETNIPNSHHHHQMMCTPSNTPATPPNFPDALAMFSKLRTSENLQSSNSPITSMACSPPGSFSPFWASSPPNQQPSWLPPSSPTAHGLHHHLHHPQPSWPPAPPPGAPPQKAMATMDSQR; this is encoded by the exons ATGTCGGTGAACATGGAGGAGCTGCGGCACCAGGTGATGATCAACCAGTTCGTGCTGGCGGCCGGTTGCGCCGCCGACCAGgccaagcagctgctgcaggcggCACATTGGCAGTTCGAG ACCGCCCTGAGCGCCTTCTTCCAGGAGACCAACATTCCCaacagccaccaccaccaccagatG ATGTGCACCCCAAGCAACACACCGGCCACTCCACCCAACTTCCCGGATGCTCTCGCCATGTTCTCCAAGCTGCGAACCTCCGAAAACCTCCAGAGCAGCAACAGCCCCATCACCTCCATGGCCTGTTCCCCCCCGGGCAGCTTCAGCCCCTTCTGGGCTTCCTCACCCCCCAACCAACAGCCCTCATGGCTGCCCCCCTCCTCACCCACAGCCCACGGTCTCCACCACCACCTGCATCACCCGCAGCCCTCCTGGCCCCCTGCGCCTCCCCCCGGTGCCCCCCCACAGAAAGCCATGGCCACAATGGACAGCCAGAGATAA